In Juglans regia cultivar Chandler chromosome 5, Walnut 2.0, whole genome shotgun sequence, the following are encoded in one genomic region:
- the LOC109011334 gene encoding uncharacterized protein LOC109011334, with amino-acid sequence MKKSGGTEKKRARRSSGAIQNGSRDPNFDTPPRGQPVKQDAFQLFAEKVRDNKDLVSRWAVLQETRVEYFRGKDFVSFLRNHPELKDILETDKNLDTDDLANALLRKNLLVRCDRVVKTVRPGKKKLSTWPAHLEIFPEQVFSEYDAFFAWTFVKRRPLWQTLLSFFWPVLTLAICLFPVYPHQCKLLILYSCAGVLLLILSLLSLRATIFGALYIVIGKRVWFFPNILAEEATLRELFRFCPKKDEEERPKWTTRLFYALVAVLVILLLRHHAPDEAARARYQKRVSNIIDDVLEWSPRLALSGMMDKQQTVMNATEPNSSSPDASQSTEEMAPSNIESEETTSDQNEAEAFEHLDDADQHKRDDNI; translated from the exons ATGAAGAAATCCGGAGGCACAGAGAAGAAGAGGGCGCGAAGATCTTCAGGAGCTATCCAGAACGGCTCCAGAGATCCCAACTTCGATACTCCTCCTAgg ggaCAACCGGTCAAGCAGGATGCCTTTCAGTTGTTTGCTGAGAAGGTGAGAGACAATAAGGATCTGGTGTCTAGGTGGGCTGTTCTACAGGAGACACGTGTGGAGTACTTCAGAGGAAAAGATTTTGTTAGCTTCTTGAGAAATCATCCGGAGCTCAAAGATATTCTGGAAACGGATAAGAACTTAGATACAGATGACCTAGCTAATGCTCTTTTAAGAAAGAATCTTTTAGTGCGTTGTGATCGTGTGGTGAAAACTGTCCGTCCTGGGAAGAAAAAATTGTCTACTTGGCCAGCACACTTGGAGATTTTCCCT GAGCAAGTGTTTTCTGAATATGATGCCTTTTTTGCATGGACATTTGTGAAACGCCGACCACTTTGGCAGactcttctctcatttttctggcCCGTGTTGACTCTTGCAATTTGCTTATTTCCTGTGTATCCCCATCAGTGCAAGCTGCTAATACTCTACTCATGCGCAGGAGTCTTGCTACTTATCCTATCACTACTTTCGC TGAGAGCAACTATATTTGGTGCTCTTTATATTGTTATTGGAAAGCGTGTTTGGTTCTTCCCTAATATCCTTGCTGAGGAAGCGACATTGAGGGAATTATTTCGTTTCTGTCCTAAGAAAGATGAGGAAGAGCGACCCAAATGGACAACAAGGCTTTTCTACGCACTTGTAGCTGTGCTGGTCATATTGCTGCTGAGGCATCATGCTCCTGATGAGGCTGCTAGAGCAAG GTATCAAAAGCGGGTATCTAACATAATTGATGATGTTCTCGAGTGGTCTCCGAGATTGGCCCTCTCTGGAATGATGGATAAGCAGCAAACCGTCATGAATGCCACAGAACCAAATAGTAGTTCCCCGGATGCCAGCCAAAGTACAGAGGAAATGGCTCCATCCAACATTGAAAGTGAAGAAACCACCTCAGACCAAAATGAGGCAGAAGCTTTTGAACACCTAGACGATGCTGATCAACATAAACGTGATGATAATATATGA
- the LOC109019615 gene encoding nuclear transcription factor Y subunit A-1-like: protein MQQKSEKPNRLDPRSHAIQPPAVYTEPWWRNIGYNPISPAVTGGNVSNSSSLECPDAGSDSNDGQSLSNNEPNEEGDDATKESQNTASSRSAGNYGQHHQNMQHVASTAPSMRNECLTQPAQLELVGHSIACASNPYQDPYHGGMLAAYGHQPYGYPPFLGMPHARMPLPLEMAQEPVYVNAKQYQGILRRRQARAKAELEKKLIKVRKPYLHESRHQHAMRRARASGGRFAKKSNVDAANHEAKEKGIASGPALSSQSASSSGSEPLLTDSAEIWNSSHGQQEGRQDASEAQNYVNGDNRYQNHEVLPVSSYLHMGGRGEEGDCSGQQWGSISSNQASQRRLAIQ, encoded by the exons ATGCAGCAGAAGTCTGAAAAGCCAAATCGATTAGACCCTCGTTCACATGCCATTCAGCCACCAGCTGTCTATACTGAACCTTGGTGGCGTAATATTGGGTACAATCCCATCTCCCCTGCTGTGACAGGGGGGAATGTATCCAATTCGTCTTCGTTGGAATGCCCAGATGCTGGTTCAGATTCTAACGATGGTCAATCACTGTCAAATAATGAACCGAATGAGGAAGGTGACGATGCCACCAAAGAATCACAAAATACTGCATCTTCTCGATCAG CCGGAAATTATGGACAACACCACCAAAATATGCAGCATGTTGCGTCAACTGCGCCATCTATGCGTAATGAATGCCTCACACAACCTGCGCAGCTTGAACTTGTTGGCCACTCAATT GCATGTGCATCAAATCCATATCAGGATCCATATCATGGGGGAATGTTAGCAGCTTATGGGCATCAGCCTTAT GGCTATCCTCCTTTTCTTGGAATGCCTCATGCCAGAATGCCTTTACCTCTCGAGATGGCACAAGAGCCTGTTTATGTGAATGCCAAACAATACCAAGGTATTCTGAGGCGGAGACAGGCACGTGCTAAGGCCGAGCTTGAAAAGAAGTTGATAAAAGTTAGAAAG CCTTATCTGCATGAGTCTCGACACCAGCATGCTATGAGAAGGGCCAGGGCAAGTGGAGGACGTTTTGCAAAGAAAAGTAATGTTGATGCTGCGAACCATGAAGCCAAAGAAAAGGGCATTGCTTCTGGGCCAGCTCTCTCATCACAGTCTGCAAGTTCGTCTGGTTCTGAACCCTTGCTCACTGACTCTGCTGAAATATGGAATTCCTCTCATGGGCAACAGGAAGGGAGGCAAGATGCTTCTGAAGCTCAGAATTATGTAAATGGTGACAACCGCTACCAAAATCATGAGGTCTTACCTGTCTCATCATATCTGCATATGGGCGGAAGAGGCGAGGAAGGAGACTGTTCAGGCCAGCAATGGGGAAGCATCTCTTCTAACCAGGCCTCACAGAGGCGTCTTGCAATACAATGA